A single genomic interval of Mucilaginibacter robiniae harbors:
- a CDS encoding cation diffusion facilitator family transporter, with protein sequence MPASKTPIYTAFAANTAIAITKLAAAFFTGSSAMASEGIHSLVDTSNEILLLLGITRSQKPADAKRPFGYGKELYFWAFIVSLLFFAIGGGLSIYEGIEHIQHPETVKNPIWNYIVLGIAFLFDGYSFITAIKEFNRQRGSTPFWQAVHQSKDPSTFVVLFEDAADVIGILIAFTGIVLGQWLHNPYIDGIASVLIGVLLTTVAILLVRESRSLLMGEAVPDNELQEVKELTERNTAVNSVVNNLSMYLAPEDVIMVLKVNFNSNLTSNQVAEAINQLRQVIQNKYPHYKQVFIEPVS encoded by the coding sequence ATGCCAGCATCTAAAACACCTATCTACACTGCATTTGCTGCTAATACAGCTATAGCTATTACCAAACTGGCAGCTGCATTTTTTACCGGCAGCTCAGCTATGGCTTCAGAAGGCATACACTCGCTGGTAGATACCAGTAACGAAATTTTGTTGTTGTTGGGCATTACCCGCAGTCAAAAGCCAGCCGATGCAAAACGGCCTTTTGGTTATGGTAAAGAATTATACTTTTGGGCTTTCATTGTGTCATTGTTGTTTTTTGCTATAGGTGGTGGTTTATCTATTTACGAAGGCATTGAACATATACAGCATCCAGAAACTGTTAAAAACCCCATTTGGAACTATATAGTGTTAGGTATAGCTTTTTTGTTTGATGGTTATTCGTTCATTACTGCTATAAAAGAATTTAACCGGCAGCGTGGCAGCACACCATTCTGGCAGGCTGTGCACCAAAGTAAAGATCCATCCACCTTTGTAGTATTGTTCGAAGATGCTGCAGATGTGATTGGTATTTTAATAGCCTTTACGGGTATAGTTTTAGGCCAATGGCTACATAACCCGTATATTGATGGGATAGCATCGGTACTGATTGGAGTATTACTGACTACAGTGGCTATTTTATTGGTACGCGAAAGCCGAAGTCTGCTAATGGGGGAGGCTGTACCAGATAATGAGTTGCAAGAAGTAAAGGAACTAACAGAAAGAAATACAGCTGTAAATAGCGTAGTTAATAACTTATCAATGTACTTGGCACCTGAGGATGTAATTATGGTACTTAAAGTAAATTTTAACTCTAACCTTACCAGTAACCAGGTAGCTGAGGCAATCAACCAACTTCGTCAGGTTATTCAAAACAAATATCCACATTACAAACAGGTATTTATAGAACCTGTAAGCTAG
- a CDS encoding molybdopterin-dependent oxidoreductase, translating into MMKNKPEDKFDKLPLNTEPYDKKKINRRTFLSSITFLAGAGLAYWGWESVYHSAREIATATAGAKSSLRRVLDANGCLFEGAVKPNHLSRTYPKVMAAKKPRLNGKLGITDKNIESWALNLVKSANETQQITLNELKKLPKTEFAFEFKCVEGWSQISHWGGVKFSDFVHHFGLQELAKMEYVGMHTPDNKYYVGIDMPSALHPQTLLCYEVSGQPLSPEHGAPLRLIIPTKYGIKNLKRIGTLYFSNQRPPDYWAERGYDYFSGL; encoded by the coding sequence ATGATGAAAAATAAACCGGAAGATAAGTTCGATAAACTGCCACTCAACACTGAACCTTACGATAAGAAGAAAATAAACCGGCGTACATTTTTGTCGTCTATCACGTTTTTGGCAGGAGCAGGACTAGCATATTGGGGTTGGGAATCCGTTTATCATAGTGCGCGTGAAATAGCCACAGCTACGGCTGGTGCAAAATCTTCATTGCGTAGAGTACTGGATGCTAACGGATGCTTGTTTGAAGGTGCAGTTAAACCTAATCATCTATCACGTACTTATCCTAAAGTTATGGCGGCTAAAAAGCCTCGGCTAAATGGTAAACTAGGTATTACAGATAAAAACATTGAAAGCTGGGCATTAAACCTGGTAAAAAGTGCAAATGAAACCCAGCAAATTACGTTGAATGAACTTAAAAAATTACCCAAAACCGAATTTGCCTTTGAATTTAAGTGTGTAGAAGGATGGAGTCAGATCAGCCATTGGGGAGGCGTAAAGTTTAGTGACTTTGTTCATCATTTTGGCTTGCAGGAATTAGCCAAAATGGAGTATGTAGGTATGCACACCCCTGATAACAAATACTATGTAGGTATTGATATGCCCAGTGCCCTGCATCCGCAAACGTTGCTTTGCTATGAAGTAAGCGGCCAGCCGCTTTCACCTGAGCATGGTGCACCATTACGTTTAATCATTCCTACTAAATACGGCATTAAAAATCTGAAACGTATAGGCACACTATACTTCAGTAACCAACGGCCGCCTGACTATTGGGCCGAACGAGGTTACGATTATTTTTCAGGGCTTTAG
- a CDS encoding cytochrome b/b6 domain-containing protein, translating into MRYIVHKHPLAIRWFHWLNFPLLAIMIWSGILIYWAYDPYAIKLFGTTVIKFFPEWFYHKYKINARLAEGMAYHFVFMWLFAINGFLYVLYTIVSGEWRYLLPQKHSWRDAWLVLLHDLHLRKTAPPQNKYNAAQRIAYSAVIIMGVGSLLTGLAIYKPAQFSWLTFVLGGYKTARLIHFTLTVGYCLFFIIHIVQVIIAGWQNFISMIRGFEVTDEQIVPIVSKKADDEK; encoded by the coding sequence ATGCGCTACATTGTTCATAAGCATCCATTGGCTATCCGCTGGTTTCATTGGCTTAACTTTCCTTTATTAGCCATCATGATCTGGAGCGGCATACTCATTTATTGGGCTTATGACCCTTACGCTATCAAACTGTTTGGTACAACAGTAATCAAATTCTTTCCGGAATGGTTCTATCATAAGTATAAAATCAATGCCCGATTGGCCGAAGGAATGGCTTATCATTTTGTTTTCATGTGGTTGTTTGCAATAAACGGCTTTTTGTATGTGTTATACACTATAGTATCGGGTGAGTGGCGGTATTTGCTGCCGCAAAAACATTCTTGGCGGGATGCTTGGTTGGTTCTATTACACGATTTACACCTGCGCAAAACTGCACCACCACAAAACAAGTACAATGCTGCACAACGCATAGCTTATTCTGCAGTTATAATCATGGGAGTAGGATCACTGCTTACAGGTTTGGCTATTTACAAGCCTGCGCAGTTTAGTTGGCTTACCTTTGTGCTAGGAGGATATAAAACTGCACGGCTTATACATTTTACATTAACCGTAGGCTATTGCCTGTTTTTTATCATTCACATAGTACAGGTAATCATAGCTGGCTGGCAGAACTTTATTAGTATGATACGAGGCTTTGAAGTGACCGATGAACAAATTGTACCGATAGTTTCAAAGAAAGCAGATGATGAAAAATAA
- a CDS encoding M23 family metallopeptidase: protein MALFKKLSPHEAYAQRLKDAGLDHTAIGGAWLQNANNSLTKALTVTIPYKETGYFAADKIQTAALRFEAKRGQKLHIALNKKPEFGFAIYMDLLQENAGNESKIVASADTAGVNFSYEISQAGYYILRLQPELLRGGEYTLTITAGPSLNFPVSSSGKPHIGSFWGDSRDAGGRRHEGVDIFAPKGTPALAAADGTVTRVTENKLGGKVVFMHPDNENYTLYYAHLGKQLVQDGETIHAGDTVGLIDNTGNAKNTPSHLHFGIYTFGQGAVDPLPFVNREIKTPKPINAPLELLNATAHTTTKNNKLYTEPNETSLVKEILPVNTIINIEAATDSWYKAVLPNGLQGFISRHNVSTANTIKKYVAKQAQPLLDAPNVQSAARKTIILEGSRVNVKGIYKNYYLVTDEQNNAGWIEAER from the coding sequence ATGGCTTTATTTAAAAAGCTGTCACCTCATGAAGCTTATGCACAGCGGTTGAAAGATGCCGGACTTGACCATACCGCAATAGGCGGTGCTTGGTTGCAAAATGCCAATAACAGCTTAACCAAAGCTTTAACAGTAACCATACCCTACAAAGAAACAGGTTATTTTGCAGCCGATAAGATACAAACGGCTGCCTTAAGGTTTGAAGCGAAACGAGGACAAAAATTACACATAGCACTCAATAAAAAGCCTGAATTTGGTTTTGCTATATACATGGATTTGCTTCAGGAAAATGCAGGTAATGAATCTAAAATCGTAGCATCGGCAGATACTGCAGGCGTAAACTTTTCCTATGAAATTAGCCAAGCCGGATATTATATTTTGCGATTACAGCCTGAACTTTTACGCGGTGGTGAATACACCCTTACCATTACTGCCGGCCCATCACTTAACTTTCCGGTTTCATCATCGGGTAAACCGCACATTGGCAGCTTTTGGGGTGATAGCCGTGATGCAGGAGGCCGCAGGCATGAGGGCGTAGATATTTTTGCACCAAAAGGTACACCTGCTCTAGCTGCTGCTGATGGTACGGTAACTCGCGTTACCGAAAATAAGCTGGGTGGCAAAGTAGTATTCATGCACCCAGACAATGAAAATTACACTTTATACTATGCACATTTAGGAAAACAGCTGGTACAAGATGGCGAAACTATTCATGCTGGTGACACTGTAGGGCTGATTGACAATACCGGAAATGCAAAAAACACGCCTTCACATCTGCATTTTGGTATTTATACATTTGGACAAGGCGCTGTTGACCCACTGCCTTTTGTAAACCGAGAAATTAAAACTCCCAAGCCAATTAATGCCCCTTTAGAATTGCTAAATGCAACCGCACATACCACTACTAAAAACAATAAACTATACACAGAGCCTAATGAAACATCGCTTGTAAAAGAAATACTGCCTGTTAATACCATTATTAATATTGAGGCTGCAACAGATAGCTGGTACAAAGCTGTTTTACCAAATGGCTTGCAAGGATTTATCAGCAGACATAATGTATCTACAGCTAATACCATCAAGAAGTATGTTGCCAAACAAGCTCAGCCTTTATTAGATGCACCAAACGTGCAGAGTGCAGCTCGTAAAACTATTATTCTGGAAGGTTCACGTGTTAATGTAAAAGGCATTTACAAAAACTACTACCTAGTTACAGATGAACAGAATAATGCAGGTTGGATAGAAGCTGAACGTTAA
- a CDS encoding pyridoxamine 5'-phosphate oxidase family protein — protein MDSINQQQPEDNIQNLHGEDANKKIKELAEQAKSCFFITNIKTGVPLSIRPMSVQKIDDQGFFWFLSADDSHKNEEVSHDPFVHLLFQGSAHSDFLNIYGLAEISKDKEKIKELWEPILKTWFTEGEDDSRITVIKVEPTEGYYWDNKHGNAIALLKQTAGAVIGKTIDDSVEGKLEIEE, from the coding sequence ATGGACAGCATTAATCAACAGCAGCCGGAAGATAATATCCAAAACCTGCATGGCGAAGACGCCAATAAAAAAATAAAAGAGTTAGCTGAGCAAGCCAAATCCTGCTTTTTTATCACCAATATAAAAACAGGTGTGCCTTTGTCAATCCGCCCTATGTCGGTTCAAAAAATTGACGATCAAGGCTTTTTTTGGTTTTTGAGCGCCGATGATAGTCATAAAAATGAGGAAGTATCACATGATCCTTTTGTACATTTATTGTTTCAAGGATCTGCTCATTCCGACTTTTTAAATATTTATGGTTTGGCTGAAATCAGCAAAGACAAAGAAAAGATCAAAGAACTTTGGGAGCCGATTTTGAAAACTTGGTTTACCGAAGGGGAAGATGATTCGCGCATCACTGTAATCAAAGTAGAACCTACTGAAGGTTATTACTGGGATAATAAACATGGCAATGCCATTGCTTTGTTAAAGCAAACTGCTGGTGCTGTAATCGGCAAAACCATTGATGATTCAGTGGAAGGCAAACTAGAGATAGAAGAATAA
- the kdsB gene encoding 3-deoxy-manno-octulosonate cytidylyltransferase: protein MKILGIIPARYASTRFPGKPLVDITGKVMIQRVYEQCVKCQSLNEVIVATDDERILNHIHDFGGKAVVTSPDHQSGTDRCAEVAANYPDYEVIINIQGDEPFIDPVQIAKVAACFTTADTQIATLIKKVTSTEELHNVNSPKVIINKLGEAIYFSRSAIPHLRGQEPQNWLQHYTYFKHIGIYGFKADVLQQVTRLPISSLEKAESLEQLRWIENGYRIKVAETDLETQAVDTPEDLQKLQR, encoded by the coding sequence ATGAAGATACTCGGCATTATACCGGCTCGTTATGCCTCTACCCGTTTTCCGGGTAAGCCGTTGGTAGATATTACTGGTAAGGTAATGATACAACGTGTATATGAGCAATGCGTAAAATGCCAGAGCCTGAACGAAGTGATTGTAGCTACCGATGACGAACGTATCTTAAACCACATTCATGATTTTGGCGGTAAAGCTGTCGTGACCTCTCCCGACCATCAAAGCGGCACAGATCGTTGCGCTGAAGTAGCTGCTAACTATCCAGATTATGAAGTCATAATCAATATTCAGGGCGATGAACCTTTTATTGATCCGGTACAAATTGCTAAAGTAGCCGCTTGCTTTACCACTGCTGATACACAAATTGCTACCTTAATTAAAAAGGTAACCTCAACAGAGGAGTTGCACAACGTCAACTCCCCAAAAGTTATCATCAATAAATTAGGTGAAGCTATTTATTTTTCCCGCTCTGCTATACCTCACCTGCGCGGACAGGAACCGCAAAACTGGTTGCAACACTATACTTATTTCAAACATATTGGTATTTATGGCTTCAAGGCAGATGTATTGCAACAGGTTACCCGGCTTCCTATCTCCTCTTTGGAAAAAGCGGAAAGCCTGGAACAATTACGCTGGATTGAAAACGGGTACCGCATTAAAGTAGCCGAAACAGATTTGGAAACACAAGCGGTAGATACCCCTGAAGACTTGCAGAAATTACAACGGTAA
- the gatC gene encoding Asp-tRNA(Asn)/Glu-tRNA(Gln) amidotransferase subunit GatC, producing the protein MQIDKDTVARIAHLARLEVNEQESEELVQDMTKILDFMAKLNEIDTTQVEPLIYMTNEVNTLREDVIKQEITHEEALQNAPEHDGKHFLVAKVIEKK; encoded by the coding sequence ATGCAAATTGATAAAGATACCGTAGCAAGAATTGCCCATTTGGCTCGCTTAGAAGTAAACGAACAAGAGAGCGAAGAGCTAGTACAAGATATGACCAAGATACTCGACTTTATGGCCAAGCTGAATGAGATTGACACCACACAGGTAGAACCACTCATTTACATGACCAATGAGGTGAATACCTTGCGTGAGGATGTAATTAAGCAAGAAATAACCCACGAAGAGGCATTACAAAATGCACCTGAGCATGACGGAAAGCACTTTTTAGTAGCTAAAGTAATAGAGAAGAAGTAA
- a CDS encoding efflux RND transporter periplasmic adaptor subunit: MNHLKNKSTFASTLVLAGWLAMSACGGNKQEKASQEREVQQQSDIEVPPVQVDTIKKGKLSSTLQVPGELMPYNEVSLYAKINSYVKKYLVDVGTEVHKNQLLAILEAPEINSQLAAAQSRIKQQEALYLASKANYDRLYNTSKTPGTVAQNDLDQAEARKNSDYANVQAAKASYREVAANLQYLQIKAPFDGVVSTRNANLGAYVGPGAQGGAMPLFVVQEQTKLRLVISVPELNTGGLNNKQEVEFTVRSLPNEKFKARIKRLAGALDTRLRSERLEMDVYNNNRRLLPGMYAEVNVPLETHDSTFIVPKTAVVQSTERVFVVRIDKQRRAEWIDVQRGLQSKDVIEIYSKELNPGDRIVKAATDEIRDGQPVNDKQNAQSQNGQDQASGSGQSNQQGNQSAKQGGGDQQGGSQGGLAPGEQHLGRERVGEHGDQTGGSNANDQQGGGKKGKGGKGAGGQQGGLRKETGNGGRVGN; this comes from the coding sequence ATGAATCATCTAAAAAATAAATCAACCTTTGCATCAACACTAGTTTTGGCCGGCTGGCTGGCTATGAGTGCCTGTGGTGGTAATAAGCAGGAAAAAGCCTCGCAAGAACGTGAAGTTCAACAACAGTCTGATATTGAAGTGCCGCCTGTTCAGGTAGATACAATTAAAAAAGGCAAGCTATCATCAACCCTACAGGTGCCGGGCGAATTAATGCCTTATAACGAAGTAAGTTTATACGCTAAAATTAACAGCTACGTAAAAAAGTATTTAGTTGATGTAGGTACAGAGGTACATAAAAACCAATTACTGGCTATACTAGAAGCACCTGAAATTAATTCGCAGCTAGCAGCAGCACAATCACGCATTAAGCAGCAGGAAGCTTTGTATTTAGCCAGCAAAGCCAACTACGACCGTTTATACAACACCAGTAAAACCCCTGGTACCGTAGCCCAAAATGATTTAGATCAGGCTGAAGCTCGTAAAAATTCTGATTATGCTAATGTACAGGCTGCAAAAGCATCTTATCGGGAAGTAGCTGCCAACTTGCAATATTTACAAATTAAAGCACCGTTTGATGGGGTAGTAAGTACCCGTAATGCTAACTTAGGCGCCTATGTTGGGCCAGGTGCGCAGGGCGGTGCAATGCCGCTGTTTGTGGTGCAGGAGCAAACCAAGCTACGTTTAGTGATATCAGTACCCGAGCTAAATACCGGCGGTTTAAACAATAAACAAGAGGTTGAATTTACAGTCCGTTCGTTACCTAATGAGAAATTCAAAGCACGTATTAAGCGTTTAGCTGGGGCATTAGATACCCGCCTGCGTTCTGAACGTTTGGAGATGGATGTTTACAACAACAACAGGCGGTTGCTGCCGGGTATGTATGCCGAAGTTAATGTACCGCTGGAGACTCATGATAGTACCTTTATTGTGCCAAAAACTGCAGTAGTACAATCAACAGAGCGGGTGTTCGTGGTACGAATTGATAAACAACGCCGTGCAGAATGGATAGATGTTCAGCGTGGCTTGCAAAGCAAAGACGTAATAGAGATCTATAGTAAAGAACTGAACCCTGGCGACCGGATTGTAAAAGCTGCAACTGACGAAATACGTGATGGGCAGCCTGTAAACGATAAGCAAAATGCCCAAAGCCAGAATGGGCAGGACCAGGCATCTGGAAGCGGCCAGTCTAATCAGCAAGGCAACCAATCAGCTAAGCAAGGCGGTGGCGATCAGCAGGGAGGTAGCCAGGGTGGTTTAGCTCCCGGCGAACAGCACCTGGGTCGCGAGCGTGTTGGCGAACATGGCGACCAAACTGGTGGTAGCAATGCAAACGATCAGCAAGGTGGTGGAAAAAAAGGCAAAGGTGGTAAGGGAGCCGGAGGTCAGCAAGGCGGCTTACGTAAAGAAACCGGCAATGGTGGTCGCGTAGGTAATTAA
- the trpS gene encoding tryptophan--tRNA ligase: METVVSGIRSTGKLHLGNYYGAIQNFVKMQHEYNCYFFIADLHSLTTHPTPADLHGNVKQVLIEYLAAGIDPEKATIYIQSDVPEVAELYLYLNMNAYLGELERATSFKDKVRANPDNVNAGLLTYPVLMAADIIIHKATKVPVGKDQEQHLEMSRTFGNRFNRLYNTEYFPEPYAFNFSNNLVKIPGLDGKGKMGKSEGEANAVYLSDSPEVIRKKVMKAVTDAGPTAENQQKPDEIQNLFDLMKVVSTPDTYQHFDALYNSCQIRYGDLKKQLAEDMIIATAPIRERINDIANDQTYLRQVARYGAAKARESASKTIKDVREIIGFRNF, translated from the coding sequence ATGGAAACTGTTGTTAGTGGTATTCGTTCAACCGGTAAATTGCATTTAGGAAATTACTATGGAGCCATCCAGAACTTCGTAAAAATGCAACACGAATACAATTGTTATTTTTTTATTGCCGACTTACATTCCTTAACCACCCACCCTACTCCTGCCGACTTGCATGGTAATGTTAAACAGGTGCTGATAGAATATTTAGCTGCCGGTATTGATCCGGAAAAAGCTACCATTTATATACAATCAGATGTACCTGAAGTAGCTGAATTATATTTATACCTGAATATGAATGCCTACTTGGGTGAACTGGAACGGGCAACTTCTTTCAAAGATAAAGTACGAGCCAACCCGGATAATGTAAATGCGGGCTTGCTAACCTACCCGGTACTAATGGCTGCTGATATTATTATTCATAAAGCAACCAAGGTTCCAGTGGGTAAAGACCAAGAGCAGCACCTGGAAATGTCTCGTACATTTGGTAATCGTTTTAACCGGTTATACAATACCGAATATTTTCCGGAGCCATATGCTTTCAATTTCAGCAACAACCTGGTAAAAATACCTGGCTTAGATGGTAAAGGGAAAATGGGAAAATCGGAAGGTGAAGCCAATGCCGTTTACTTGTCTGATTCGCCTGAGGTTATCCGTAAAAAAGTGATGAAAGCTGTTACCGATGCCGGCCCTACGGCCGAAAACCAGCAAAAGCCTGACGAGATACAAAATTTGTTCGATTTGATGAAAGTTGTATCAACACCAGACACTTACCAGCACTTCGATGCTTTGTATAATAGCTGCCAGATACGTTATGGCGATCTTAAAAAGCAACTAGCCGAAGATATGATTATAGCTACAGCTCCGATACGTGAACGCATTAATGACATAGCTAACGACCAGACTTACTTACGGCAGGTGGCCCGTTATGGTGCCGCTAAGGCTCGCGAAAGTGCGTCTAAAACAATTAAAGACGTTCGGGAAATTATTGGGTTTAGGAACTTTTAA
- a CDS encoding exonuclease domain-containing protein: protein MYAIVDIETTGGHASANGITEIAICIHDGNEVVKRYQTLINPGKEIPVYIQALTGISNEMVATAPVFKEVAYDIYHLLQGHIFVAHNVNFDHSFVKYHLAAAGYDLQCNKLCTVRLSRKIMPGMPSYSLGKLCHHIGITNSGRHRAGGDADATAELFTLLLQKDAENAIPEALKQRSKEQVLPPNLHRKFMDKLPPTPGVYYFHDQKGKVVYVGKAVNIKKRVASHFSGNNSGAQRQEFMRHIHRISYQECGTELMALLTEAVEIKRLWPPFNRSQKKLEFNFGIYTYEDQRGYLRLAVDKRRKYSVPVHTCSSLLHGRNILLKLIDQFELCPKFCHIQTNTETCTGASGEVCACEGHQAATDYNQKVNQAIEGLKLSLPTFAIRDEGRTNDEHSCILIEEGRFYGMGYISQYFEVNSLAQLKNHLTPYPGNDYMQNMVMNYAERNPTKMIELVPIAEPMSYSLSSEA, encoded by the coding sequence ATGTACGCGATTGTTGATATTGAGACTACAGGTGGTCATGCCAGTGCAAATGGTATTACGGAAATAGCAATATGTATTCATGATGGAAATGAAGTAGTAAAGCGTTATCAAACGTTAATAAATCCGGGTAAAGAAATACCGGTATATATACAGGCGCTTACGGGTATCAGTAATGAGATGGTGGCCACAGCACCTGTATTTAAAGAAGTAGCATACGATATTTATCATCTGCTACAAGGTCATATTTTCGTGGCGCATAACGTTAATTTCGATCATTCCTTTGTTAAATACCATCTGGCAGCTGCCGGATACGATTTACAATGCAATAAGCTCTGTACCGTACGCCTGAGCCGTAAAATAATGCCGGGCATGCCATCTTATAGTTTAGGCAAGTTATGTCATCATATCGGTATCACTAATTCGGGTAGGCACCGTGCGGGTGGAGACGCCGATGCCACAGCCGAACTATTCACGCTCTTATTACAGAAGGATGCAGAGAATGCTATTCCAGAAGCGCTAAAGCAGCGTTCAAAAGAACAGGTATTGCCGCCCAACCTGCACCGCAAGTTTATGGATAAACTGCCGCCTACCCCAGGGGTGTACTATTTTCATGACCAGAAGGGGAAGGTAGTTTATGTAGGTAAAGCGGTAAACATTAAAAAGCGAGTAGCTAGTCACTTTAGCGGCAACAATTCCGGAGCACAACGACAGGAGTTCATGCGGCATATTCATCGTATCAGTTACCAGGAATGTGGTACCGAACTAATGGCTTTACTGACTGAGGCAGTAGAGATAAAAAGATTGTGGCCACCATTCAACCGATCGCAAAAAAAGCTAGAATTTAACTTTGGTATTTATACTTATGAGGATCAGCGCGGTTATTTGCGCTTGGCTGTAGATAAACGCCGCAAATACTCGGTTCCGGTACATACCTGTAGTTCCTTACTGCATGGTCGCAATATTTTATTAAAGTTGATTGACCAATTTGAGCTTTGCCCTAAGTTTTGCCATATACAAACCAATACGGAAACTTGTACCGGTGCTAGTGGCGAAGTATGCGCTTGTGAAGGGCATCAAGCCGCTACCGATTACAATCAGAAAGTAAATCAGGCTATTGAGGGATTGAAACTATCGCTACCTACCTTTGCCATTAGAGATGAGGGCCGTACCAATGATGAGCACAGCTGTATTCTGATTGAAGAAGGCCGGTTTTATGGTATGGGTTATATTTCACAATACTTTGAAGTGAATAGCTTGGCGCAGCTGAAAAATCATTTAACACCATACCCCGGTAATGATTATATGCAAAATATGGTTATGAACTATGCAGAACGCAACCCTACAAAGATGATTGAACTTGTGCCAATAGCCGAACCGATGAGTTATAGTTTGAGTTCAGAAGCCTGA
- a CDS encoding lysophospholipid acyltransferase family protein: MKIRLKKVHAYIYRYSVAVFFYVFWPFLYYASRKPERYPMMNKFRKIWGYCSSSIAGIFYTYTFEETIDWSRTYIICSNHTSNLDITSISLMTKSNFCFIGKEELLSNPVTKLFFQTIDIPVNRESKISSFKAFKKAAERLQQGMTLVIFPEGKIPDDYPPQLHEFKNGPFRLAIENKVPIIPVSSLDTWKTLWDTGLERGSQPGICHIFVHKPIETAHLTVADADALRDSVYNIIQTKLNSHAN; the protein is encoded by the coding sequence ATGAAAATACGATTGAAGAAAGTACATGCTTATATATACCGCTATAGTGTAGCTGTTTTCTTCTATGTATTTTGGCCCTTTTTATATTACGCCTCGCGCAAGCCAGAGCGTTATCCGATGATGAATAAATTTCGCAAAATATGGGGGTATTGTAGTTCCAGTATTGCAGGCATATTTTACACTTATACATTTGAAGAAACTATTGATTGGTCGCGTACTTATATTATCTGTTCTAACCATACTTCTAACCTAGATATCACTTCCATAAGCTTGATGACTAAAAGCAACTTCTGTTTTATTGGAAAAGAGGAGTTGTTGAGTAACCCGGTAACTAAGCTTTTTTTTCAAACCATAGATATTCCGGTAAACCGTGAAAGCAAGATATCATCTTTCAAGGCGTTTAAAAAAGCAGCCGAGCGTTTGCAACAAGGCATGACGTTGGTAATATTTCCGGAAGGGAAAATTCCGGATGATTATCCACCGCAACTGCACGAATTTAAAAACGGACCATTCAGGTTGGCGATTGAAAATAAAGTTCCTATTATTCCAGTATCATCATTAGATACCTGGAAAACTTTATGGGATACTGGCTTGGAACGTGGTAGCCAGCCTGGTATTTGCCATATATTTGTACATAAACCTATTGAAACAGCGCATTTAACCGTAGCTGATGCAGATGCACTGCGTGATAGCGTGTATAACATTATCCAAACGAAACTAAATAGCCATGCAAATTGA
- a CDS encoding deoxynucleoside kinase, with protein sequence MHIAIVGNIGAGKTTLTGLLAKNYGWEPQYEAVDNNPYLEDFYSDMKRWSFNLQIYFLNTRFRQITEIQQSNRNIIQDRTIYEDAYIFAANLHDMDLMDTRDYENYQAIFDNITSFINPPDLLVYLKASIPKLVNNIHRRGREYEIGIRLDYLSKLNDKYEKWIAGYNLGKLLIVDMDNLDFANNTEDMGTIIQLIEREIHGLF encoded by the coding sequence ATGCACATTGCAATAGTTGGAAATATAGGTGCCGGCAAAACCACATTAACAGGCTTACTGGCTAAAAATTACGGTTGGGAGCCACAGTACGAAGCGGTAGATAACAACCCCTACCTGGAAGATTTTTATAGCGACATGAAGCGTTGGAGCTTCAACCTGCAAATCTACTTTCTGAATACCCGTTTCCGTCAAATTACCGAAATTCAGCAAAGTAACCGTAACATCATTCAGGATCGTACCATTTATGAAGATGCCTACATTTTTGCGGCCAACCTGCATGATATGGATTTGATGGATACCCGCGACTACGAAAATTACCAAGCTATTTTCGATAACATCACCTCTTTCATCAACCCGCCTGATTTATTGGTTTATCTTAAAGCTTCTATTCCGAAGTTGGTTAATAATATTCATCGTCGTGGCCGTGAGTACGAAATTGGTATTCGTTTAGATTATTTATCTAAGCTGAACGACAAGTATGAAAAATGGATTGCTGGTTACAACTTGGGCAAGCTGTTGATTGTAGATATGGATAATCTGGATTTTGCCAACAACACGGAAGACATGGGCACCATCATCCAATTGATTGAACGTGAAATACACGGATTATTTTAA